A part of Setaria viridis chromosome 8, Setaria_viridis_v4.0, whole genome shotgun sequence genomic DNA contains:
- the LOC117834042 gene encoding bidirectional sugar transporter SWEET3b, whose product MVPNTVRVAVGILGNAASMLLYAAPILTFRRVVKKGNVEEFSCVPYILALFNCLLYTWYGLPVVSSGWENFPVSTINGVGILLEITFISIYIWFAPSKKKRFALQLVIPAVTLFGLTAFFSSFMVHTHRMRKVFVGSIGLVASISMYSSPMVAAKQVITTKSVEFMPFYLSLFSFLSSALWMIYGLLGKDLFIASPNFVGVPMGILQLVLYCIYRRSDGAAGKLHATAIDQEKGLKAVVVAMHPQELGGTKPEAEGQK is encoded by the exons ATGGTTCCTAACACAGTCCGTGTAGCAGTTGGAATTCTTG GAAATGCTGCTTCTATGCTCCTCTATGCAGCACCAAT ATTGACATTCAGAAGGGTGGTAAAGAAGGGCAATGTAGAGGAGTTCTCATGCGTGCCTTACATACTAGCTCTGTTCAACTGCCTCCTGTACACCTGGTATGGGCTTCCTGTAGTGAGCTCTGGATGGGAAAATTTCCCAGTTTCTACCATCAATGGAGTGGGCATCCTGCTTGAGATCACATTTATCAGCATATACATATGGTTTGCGCCAAGTAAAAAGAAG AGGTTTGCCTTGCAATTGGTGATTCCTGCTGTGACATTATTTGGCTTGACAGCGTTCTTCTCAAGCTTTATGGTCCATACGCACCGTATGCGCAAGGTTTTTGTTGGTAGTATTGGTTTAGTTGCTTCCATATCCATGTACAGCTCTCCAATGGTAGCTGCA AAGCAAGTCATAACGACGAAAAGTGTGGAGTTCATGCCATTCTACCTGTCACTGTTCTCCTTCCTGTCCAGCGCTCTGTGGATGATATATGGGCTCCTTGGGAAGGATCTGTTCATCGCG TCTCCAAACTTCGTCGGCGTTCCAATGGGCATTCTTCAGCTAGTGCTGTACTGCATCTACAGGAGAAGCGACGGGGCAGCTGGAAAGCTCCATGCCACCGCCATCGATCAGGAGAAGGGTCTGAAAGCAGTGGTAGTAGCCATGCATCCGCAGGAGTTAGGTGGAACGAAGCCAGAGGCGGAGGGTCAGAAATGA